From Candoia aspera isolate rCanAsp1 chromosome 4, rCanAsp1.hap2, whole genome shotgun sequence, a single genomic window includes:
- the LOC134496934 gene encoding vomeronasal type-2 receptor 26-like: MNCIVGDPVPILHKYYQSGDVIVAGILSQIYIFSNTIHFHEKPSIDLFYDAEAVTQLYQHVLSLVFAVKEINENPQILPNLTLGFHIYNSHFIASWTYHASMELFSTRGKFIPNYKCDTENNPVSVIGGPNSEICIHMAAILSVYKIPQFTYGSASEMNRKTQAIFHHQMFPDVHRQYDGILQLLLHFQWTWIGVLYDNDNNGERFVQDALPIFSQKGICFDYIESFPVITSVSDIDKMVKEGLNMYEVGTESIANVSIVYGEIETMIFLRMFPTISKYEDVSIKAKGRVFLMTAQMDFTSFPFQKNEDIDFIHGALSLAIHSKEVLRFTEFLHLTNFTSKKEDGFIQVFWEEAFGCSFSRSMIDRQARVSCTGGEKLENLPASVFEMSMTPHSYSIYNAVYSIAYALNNLLSIKLKKTASVHGATQRLLAQHLWELNHVVRSISFNNSVGETIFFNQNGEMETGFDIINWVIFPNLSFLRVKVGDIQPSSFTEKMFTISEETIIWPHWFNQTKPLSLCNDNCHPGYRKAKKEGKPFCCYDCLPCPDGKISNQKDMDNCFQCPQVHYSNEERDFCNPKYLTFLSYEETLGITFTSFILSFSLITILLLWLFIEHNDTPIVKANNETLTYILLISLLLSFLCALLFIGRPHQWTCLLRQTTFGIIFSVAVSSLLAKTIIVILAFMATKPGSRIRKWMGKRLAVSIVLSCVFIQTIICIVWLSTSPPFLDADMYSMPKEIVLICNEGSTLMYYCALGFIGTLAIISFTVAFLARKLPDTFNEAKFITFSMLVFSSVWLTYVPTYLSTKGKYMVAVEIFSILCSSGGLLACIFFPKCYIMIMRPELNSKEQLRRGIMEEFKISHK, encoded by the exons ATGAACTGCATTGTTGGTGATCCTGTTCCAATTCTTCATAAATACTATCAATCAGGAGATGTCATTGTTGCTGGTATTTTGTCTCAGATCTATATATTTTCAAACACAATACACTTTCATGAAAAGCCTTCTATTGACCTTTTCTATGATGCTGA GGCAGTGACTCAGCTCTACCAGCACGTCCTGTCTTTGgtatttgctgtaaaggagatcaacGAAAATCCCCAGATTTTGCCCAATCTCACTCTTGGCTTCCATATCTATAACAGCCATTTTATTGCAAGCTGGACATATCATGCCTCAATGGAACTCTTCTCCACACGAGGCAAGTTCATCCCTAACTACAAATGTGATACAGAGAACAATCCAGTGTCAGTCATTGGCGGACCAAATTCAGAAATCTGTATCCACATGGCAGCTATCCTGTCCGTTTACAAGATCCCACAA tttACTTATGGCTCTGCTTCTGAGATGAATAGGAAAACTCAGGCTATTTTCCATCACCAGATGTTTCCAGATGTACACAGACAATATGATGGGATTCTGCAGTTACTGTTGCATTTCCAGTGGACATGGATTGGGGTTTTATACGACAATGATAACAATGGAGAGAGATTTGTTCAGGATGCACTTCCTATATTTTCTCAGAAAGGGATCTGCTTTGATTATATTGAAAGTTTCCCTGTAATTACTTCAGTTAGTGACATTGATAAGATGGTGAAAGAGGGGTTAAATATGTATGAGGTTGGAACTGAAAGCATTGCTAATGTATCCATTGTTTATGGTGAAATTGAGACCATGATATTTCTCAGAATGTTTCCCACCATATCAAAATATGAGGATGTATCCATCAAGGCAAAAGGAAGGGTTTTCCTTATGACAGCTCAGATGGATTTCACATCATTCCCCTTTCAAAAGAATGAAGATATAGACTTCATTCATGGTGCCCTGTCCTTAGCAATTCATTCAAAGGAGGTACTGAGATTTACTGAATTTCTTCATTTGACAAATTTTACCTCCAAAAAAGAAGATGGCTTCATTCAGGTTTTCTGGGAAGAGGCCTTTGGATGTTCCTTTTCCAGGTCCATGATAGATAGGCAAGCAAGGGTTTCCTGCACTGGTGGGGAGAAACTGGAGAATCTTCCAGCATCTgtgtttgaaatgagcatgacccCCCAtagctacagcatctacaatgcagtttATTCTATAGCATATGCTTTGAACAACCTGCTTTCAATTAAATTGAAAAAGACAGCAAGTGTCCATGGAGCAACCCAAAGACTACTGGCTCAACACCTGTGGGAG CTCAACCATGTTGTGAGAAGCatctcatttaacaacagtgttgGGGAAACAATTTTCTTCAATCAAAATGGAGAAATGGAAACTGGATTTGATATTATCAACTGGGTAATATTCCCAAACCTTTCCTTCCTTAGAGTCAAAGTTGGAGACATACAACCCTCATCTTTCACAGAAAAAATGTTCACCATTTCAGAGGAAACCATAATCTGGCCACACTGGTTTAACCAG ACAAAGCCTCTTTCTCTTTGCAATGACAATTGTCATCCAGGTTACAGGAAGGCCAAAAAGGAAGGGAAAcccttttgctgctatgattgccttcCTTGTCCGGATGGGAAGATTTCTAATCAGAAGG ATATGGACAACTGCTTTCAATGTCCACAAGTTCATTATTCAAATGAGGAGCGAGATTTCTGCAATCCAAAATATCTAACGTTTTTGTCATATGAAGAAACTTTGGGGATCACCTTCAccagttttattctttctttttccctgattACTATTTTGCTGCTCTGGCTCTTCATTGAACACAATGATACCCCTATTGTGAAAGCCAACAACGAGACCCTCACCTACATCCTTCTCATCTCCCTCCTGCTCTCATTTCTTTGCGCTTTGCTGTTCATTGGCCGTCCTCATCAATGGACATGCCTTCTTCGGCAAACTacctttggcatcatcttctccgtGGCAGTTTCTAGCCTTTTGGCAAAGACGATCATTGTGATTCTAGCATTCATGGCTACCAAGCCAGGGTCCAGAATTAGAAAATGGATGGGGAAGAGACTGGCTGTTTCTATTGTTCTTTCTTGTGTCTTTATTCAAACCATTATTTGTATTGTATGGCTATCAACCTCTCCCCCATTCTTAGATGCTGATATGTATTCCATGCCAAAGGAAATTGTACTGATATGTAATGAAGGGTCAACCCTCATGTACTACTGTGCCCTTGGCTTTATCGGGACCTTAGCAATTATCAGTTTCACTGTTGCTTTTCTAGCCAGGAAATTACCTGacactttcaatgaagccaagttcatcacatTCAGCATGCTGGTGTTTAGCAGTGTTTGGCTCACTTATGTTCCAACATACTTGAGCACAAAGGGGAAATATATGGTGGccgtggagatcttctctatTTTGTGCTCCAGTGGTGGGCTACTGGCTTGTATCTTCTTCCCCAAATGTTATATTATGATAATGAGACCTGAATTGAACAGTAAGGAACAGCTAAGAAGGGGGATAATGGAAGAATTTAAAATTAGCCATAAGTAA